The Silene latifolia isolate original U9 population unplaced genomic scaffold, ASM4854445v1 scaffold_159, whole genome shotgun sequence genome window below encodes:
- the LOC141637992 gene encoding transcription factor bHLH25-like has translation MSFEFNQHDTPPAPAPAPNTKRPKRLPDQSQNHIIAERQRRQNLSQRFIALSALIPGLKKMDKTSVLGEAITHMKQLKERVKILEEDKAKRAVESVVVVQRSRVVLEKDDSSSHSSSGVTQTHDDEEQVFPQVEARFCNTSVLIKVHCQMQIGLLSKIINKIENIHLLVTNTCSMPFNNNTLDITIMTQMQPDFDMGPQEVVENIRSIF, from the exons ATGTCATTCGAATTCAATCAACATGATACACCACCCGCTCCTGCTCCCGCTCCCAACACCAAGCGCCCTAAAAGGCTTCCTGATCAATCTCAGAATCATATTATTGCTGAACGCCAACGTCGTCAAAACCTTAGTCAGCGTTTTATCGCCCTCTCTGCTCTTATTCCCGGTCTCAAAAAG ATGGATAAAACATCGGTTCTTGGTGAGGCTATAACCCATATGAAACAACTCAAAGAAAGAGTCAAGATCCTGGAGGAAGACAAAGCTAAGAGAGCGGTTGAATCAGTTGTGGTGGTCCAAAGATCTCGGGTAGTACTCGAAAAGGACGACAGCAGTAGTCACAGTAGTAGTGGTGTAACCCAAACCCATGATGACGAGGAGCAAGTATTCCCTCAAGTAGAAGCTCGGTTTTGTAATACAAGTGTGTTGATCAAAGTTCATTGTCAGATGCAAATCGGACTTCTGTCCAAGATTATCAATAAGATTGAAAATATTCATCTTTTGGTCACAAACACCTGTAGCATGCCATTCAACAATAACACTCTCGACATTACCATCATGACTCAG ATGCAACCAGATTTCGACATGGGACCTCAGGAAGTTGTTGAAAATATACGATCCATCTTTTAA